DNA from Spartinivicinus marinus:
CCACAAAGCACCCGCTTTTGCGTAATTACCGTAATTGGGTAGATAACCTTTTTCCCGTTCTTCAGCTGTTTTATAGCGCACAATCACCGAGTGCATAAAACGAGCAGCATAAGCCGTTGGTAAGACTTTTTCTGGCGTTTTTTTACCATGAAAAATATCGGCATATCCCCAACCATGACCCTTAGGATCAGTAAAATGACCTGGGGTGTCAGTGTGTTGAAGCGCCTGGAATGGATACGCATAATAACGGGAAATAGCCATATCATTATAATTACCAGAAGCCATCATGGCTAAGCCACTCAGTGCTGTATCAATTAACGTGGTTTGAAAACGAGGCTTAACCGACCAGGTATAAGCATCCTGCCATTTATCTCCTACTTGAAAGGACACAGTTCGCTTTAATGTTTTTAGCTTATTAATAAGGGAATAGGGTATTGCAGCCGTTTTTTTCAGTACGACTATTTGTCGAGCCAATGTGGCTGCATCTTCTCCTGGGTGATTGGCCAACCAAGTCACCGCCCGTTGATACTCAATACTTCTAATGTGGTGGTGATAGAGCGCATCAACAGCAGCTGTTGTCAAATGAATCGCTTCAGCTCCTTCTCCCCAACTACCATCACGTTTTTGTTGAGATAATAAATACCCCAAACCCTGCTCAATTTGGGTTTGATAAGGGTTTGTTAATTCGTTATTGGGTTCTTCTGCTTGCAGTGAGCCAGTACTGGCAAAAAAACAGGCACAGCAGAACGCCGCCAACGGCTTCAAACGAAACATTGGCTTCATGTCATTACCTAATTTTTTAATGAATTAAACGTAAATCAGTTTTTGACGGCAATCTGGTCAATCACACATGTTGTTGCTGTTTGATTGAAGATCAGATCCACTGGCTGTTTAGTTTTTTGAGAAGATAAAAGTGCAGTAAATTGCTCCCTGAAATTAGGGTTATCTTGTTTGGTAAGTTGTACCTGTTGCTCCGAAGTACTACATTTTAAAGCGGATAATGAATCAGATAAAACAACATCAATATTACCGCTGCGACTAATATTAATTGATTGGATAGCAGCTTTTTGACATGAATAGTTGGTACACTCCCCTGCTAAGGTAGTGGATGATAACTGAGTAGATAGCAGGAAAACTGCAGTTAAAATATAATTCCTTTTCATAATACACCTAGTAATTAATTCTTTAATAAACGATCCAATGTCTACTGCTTAAAGACCTGGTTATTATAGTTCACCTGCCGCTGACAATATCAGGTGAAATCCTTCACTATTGTAAGACAACTTACTACTAAATACTCCATGTCTTACTTCACCACAGGTATAGTGAAACTAAGTAAATATTTATAAATTAAGTATCGCTTCTGCTTTCGACAAATTTTTTTCTCTTTTTAATGCAAAGTAAGCATGCATTAATTCTTCATGCCTTTTATTGCACGTTGCATGGTATGACAAAAGACCTAGCGTTAAGCTATTACCTTGTTTGATAGGCTGTTTTTGCTCTTCTGCTTTTAATTCGTCTAAGATCCACTTTAGTAGAGTCGACGAACAACGCTCTGAATTATTTCCCTGACATACAAACTTCACTTAATACTATCCCTTTAATTACTGTCCAAGTAAATATTAAATTAAATAAATCTATACATTTTAAATGTACAAAACTATAAATTACTTATACCTACAAAGCCCATTTGACAGAAAGTCATAGCATTCTCTTTCTATCAAGCAGCAGAAAACATTAGCTATATCTTTGTTGCCGAAAAATATAGCTAATACAAATGATATCGATGCTTTTCGAGAGATTTAAAGCGCTTCTATGCGTATGCTTTAATTTACTCTCACATCAATCCACTACTATCCGCACTACTTTAAAATCAGACTCATAAAATAGTCTTCAGGAGTGGTATTTACCTTGTCGCTTATATACATCAGTATAATTACACAACTTACTAAACAACGCAATACTAAATCCCGCATATCGGGATATTAATCCCGACCACCTTTATTCATAGAACACTTTTCATTTTACAAATGCAGTAAAACTCATGGTTTAAAGTCGGCACAAAGTAAGTAGGCAATCACATTTATTTCTGTGTGGTTTTCTTTCTATTTATATCTGATAAAATCTCGACATTAAGAATCTTAAAAGGCACGATCAAAAGAATAAGTTAAGTGTTTTATTCTTTGACCAAGTAGCATTCAAAATACGTTAATGCTAACCAAATTCGTTATGGGTGCCAGAGCAAGTATATGAAGTGAGTAAAATAATGAATAACGTTCTAGATGATGTATACGAAATAAACAAAGCTTTTACTGAAAACTATACCGATGACTTAGACTTCTATTTAGAGTTTTGCACAGACCATACTACACTTGAGTTATTTGCAGGCTATGGGCGTGTAACTAATTTCCTATGCCAACACGATGTAGACATAGAATCAGTTGAATTACTTAATGAGTATTCAAAATACATAAAACTCCCCACAAACAGGGTTCATACATGTAATGTGCTAGATTTTAAACCATTAAGAACATTTGATCGTGTTATAGCAGCCTACAACTCTCTTTGTCTACTAACTAAAGACAAAGATATTATTGCGTTTTTTAAGAACCTTGATTCTTGGTTAAACAGTGGTGGAATGGCTGTATTTAGCTATTATCATCCAGATTATTGGCACGAAGCAGCAATAGACGCCTTCCAGTACAAGGGCAGCAATATTACCTATCTACCCTCCTTTGACCTAACAGCTAGAAATCAGAAAAAGGCGAAGTGGACTGATGTGTTCAAAACCGATAACGAACAGCTTTTACTTGAACACGACATTAGAGTATATGAAAATGCAGCCGACTTGGCTCCATATTTACGGAGTACTGACTTAGATATAATCGATGTAGTTGAAAACTACAATAAAGACAAAAGTGAATTGGTAGAACCTGGATGGGTAGACTTCGTTTTAAAGAAAAAGTAGCTATTGCTTTACTTTCTTTACTTAGCACTAACTTCTGTTTAGCAAGTGAACTTCAGTATGATAAAACAGTACGTATACTAACATGGTGGGGATACCTAGATCATGATGATTTAGTCAGAGAAGTGGAAACTGCCTGTAAAGTAAATATCAGCTATGATGAGTTCTACAGTAACCCAGAATTTATTAGGAGAAGTCAAGAGCGCAAATATGATCTGCTCATTTACTCAGATACAGTAGGGGATTTTGTAGAAAAAAAAATGCCTATGCCAGGTATTGATCTGAGCGATATTGCTAATAGCTATCATCCTGTCGTTCGAGATCAGTTTAAACAAGAGCAACATGCAAAAAACACACTTTACTTTGTGCTTTCAGGTACTGTGTTCTTGTGGAATGCAGACCTCGTAAGCCTCACGAGCAATGATTCAATCTCAGATATTTTCAACAAAGGTAAAGGTAAAACTGTCGCACTCCTTGATGACTATGTTGAAATATTAACTTTATTGATGAATGAGAAACATCACGAAAAAGCTGATATTTTTTCAATGCTAAAGAGTGTTCTGGGGGGGAGCAATCTAATTATTACCAACAACTTAGGTCGAATTCTTAAAAGTAAGGACTTTGCCATCGGTTATGCCTGGTCTGGTGAAGCAATCATCTCTATGTCCGAAACAAACCAAAATATCAAGGCAATGATGCATCCATCATTATCCCATATCTCTAAAGACCTAGTTTCACTTTTATCTAGTGATAGTGCTTCTTTATGCGTCGCGAAGGCTTTTACAGGTAAAAAATTTATTTCAGATGTTGCTGAAAGATCATTCTATTTTTCTCCCTACAAAAAGGAGTCACATGCCGGTAATACAGTATATGACAGGCTTTACAAAGAGTTTAATACAAAGATAGGAGAACTAGTCTGGCTAAAAAAGTTTACGGTAGAGGAAAATAAGTTTTTTGAAAAAAAGTGGCTACAGATCAAGGTTGATTTAGGGTACAAAGCTTGAGCAAAACGCTAAAAACAGTGGAGAACAATCTTGTCATTTCTGTTGTTATCTCCGTCATCACATCAATTATTGTAATCAGCATCTCTTATATCTATGTACTCAACAGATATACAGATAGCAATGAAAAAATAGCCAATACAGAGCTTGTTCGAGTTATTGACAACTACAAGTACAACTTCCTTTCTAAGATAGGTATCCTTGTTACCTCAACAGAGGTTGTTGACTTTTTCAAGTCAGGAAAAAAAACAAGAAGTGAGCTTAAGACAGGTGTATTAAGAGTCATGGCAAGGATGCCAAAAGACAACGAAGTCGCTGGTTGGCAGTTTGTATCAGATAAAGGAAAATCCCTGATTAATATTGGTACTAGCACTAAACAGTTTGTACGCCTTCAACTATGCTACCTATCAACAGGGTTAAGCGCTCAATATGGTGAATGTATAGCTAGCTTACTTATTTACTTTAATGTTGATAATTTAATCAACAAGTTGAATCGATTAAATAAAAATATTCGTTATTGCCCTGGCTGCTCACCTACTCAATTTATTGAGTCAGATCAATATGGCTTTTTTAATGTAGAATCCAATGTACAATTGGATGTTGAATATGCAACTCCAAAAAACGTACCAATATGGCCTTTATTCATCGTTTCAATCGCTGGGCTTGCCTGGGTAGGTTATCACTCTAAAAGGCATATACGAAAAATATTAAGAAGGGATGTTATTAACCCTTTGACAACTGTGTGTAAACATAACAAACAAAATGTCGTTTCTGGATACGCTGAGTCTACTGTAGAAGAAATTGTTGCTATTCGTATGAAGTATAAGTTACTTCAAACTAAGTCTGTTACAGCTGAACAAGAAAAGCGAAAGATTGCGAATGAGCTTCATGATGCACTAGGTTCCTTTATTATAAAGCTACGGTGGGAAATAGCCGAGATACTTAAACGAAACCAGCATAATGAAAAAGATTTACCCTTAATCCGTACTGCTTTAGAGAGCGTAGACTATTTATTAACAGCCACTGATAACATCATAGAACTTCTAAGGCCAGAAGTAGTTGACACACTTGGGATAAAAGGAGCAATAAAATCTGTTATCAGTGAGTGGGAGGAGTTAAAATCATTTACTGTGGATTTTTCCTTTAATTTTGAGGATACAGACCTTCCAGATGTAGTTACTCATTCAGCCTACCGAATCGTGCAAGAAGCATTGACTAATATTGTTAAACACTCGCAAGCTACTGCTGTGACTATAGCTATCAATGCAATAAGCTGTAATCAAGAAGACTGTTTACAGTTGATTATTAAGGATAACGGCAAAGGACTTGACTACAAATCAATCAAAAGTGGACATGGCTTGTCCAGCATGAAGGAGCGATCAGTTTCGTTAGGAGGACACTTTGAGATTACATCAGACCTTAACCAGGGCACTAGTATTGAGGTAATTTTACCCTTGAATTTTTCAATCCCATAGCAATTTTGCCATTATGAAACCAATTAATGTATTTATAGCAGATGACCATGAAATTGTTCGAACCGGCCTAACTGAGTTGCTTAATAACTATGTTGGTGATTTCTCGATCAATATTGTTGGTAGTGCAAGCAACGTGGACGAGTTAACTAAAAATGCTAAAAGGAAAAACATTGATATATTTATAACTGATTTAGGCTTCGAAGGGACAAAGGGCGATGTGGGTATTATTCAAAAAATACTAGACATTAACAGAAAAGCTAAAATTGTTGTCTTTTCGATGCGAAACAAGACGCCTACCATTATAGGCTGTTACCGGTTAGGTGCTAAAGGGTATGTGAGCAAAAGTGCGGATAGTGGCTTGATATTGGATGCCATTCAGACTGTTCATTCAGGTGAAAAGTACTTCATGCCAGGTGTTCTTGAAAAAGTTGGACTCAGCAGTTTATATGATCCACTGGAAAAGCTCGATGATCGGGAAAAAACTATTTTCCTTTCACTTGCTCAGAACATTGACATATCTGATGTAGCTCAAGAGCTAAATATCAGTGAAAAGACAATACAAAATATAATTACACAAAAGATCAAACCTGTGCTTGGTGTTAGTCGCAGCGGCTTTCGTGATTGTGCGATTCGAATGGGCCTAATTGATGACTTTTAATACAGAATAATAACTGCTGCAAAGTAGTTTATTTTTCCATTAAGACAGCACTAGAGATTAACCCGTTGATGCTTTTTTGTGTCAACGGGTTTTTTATTAAGCGTAAGAATTAGAAAATTTAAGAGTGTTTTTTTAATTTTACCTAACAAACTATTTTTAAAATTTTATTACTAAAATTCATATTCTTTATATATTGATTATTAACTGCATACCAATTTATAGTAGACACACGACAGAGGAAGCAGTCAGGCGGTACTGTCTCCAATCAATCTAAGTTTCAGCCTAACTAATATCTCATACCATTAGGTAGTGCTACTCTTATTGTATTAGGCAATTTATCCAATGACTAACCACTGTTGTAATTAGCCCAGATCCATTCTGGGTTCATTTCATAATCCTTAATTTAACTTGTGTAGAGTGTGTCTGTTAAACGACATACTGGAACCTCTGGTTTAGGGGGCTCTTTGCCCCCATTTTTTTACTTATCAAATATTATTTATAATAAAATTAAATGGGGTAATTAAATGCGGTCTCCATTGCCTGATGATTTGGCTACCATTGTCAC
Protein-coding regions in this window:
- a CDS encoding response regulator, coding for MKPINVFIADDHEIVRTGLTELLNNYVGDFSINIVGSASNVDELTKNAKRKNIDIFITDLGFEGTKGDVGIIQKILDINRKAKIVVFSMRNKTPTIIGCYRLGAKGYVSKSADSGLILDAIQTVHSGEKYFMPGVLEKVGLSSLYDPLEKLDDREKTIFLSLAQNIDISDVAQELNISEKTIQNIITQKIKPVLGVSRSGFRDCAIRMGLIDDF
- a CDS encoding sensor histidine kinase produces the protein MSKTLKTVENNLVISVVISVITSIIVISISYIYVLNRYTDSNEKIANTELVRVIDNYKYNFLSKIGILVTSTEVVDFFKSGKKTRSELKTGVLRVMARMPKDNEVAGWQFVSDKGKSLINIGTSTKQFVRLQLCYLSTGLSAQYGECIASLLIYFNVDNLINKLNRLNKNIRYCPGCSPTQFIESDQYGFFNVESNVQLDVEYATPKNVPIWPLFIVSIAGLAWVGYHSKRHIRKILRRDVINPLTTVCKHNKQNVVSGYAESTVEEIVAIRMKYKLLQTKSVTAEQEKRKIANELHDALGSFIIKLRWEIAEILKRNQHNEKDLPLIRTALESVDYLLTATDNIIELLRPEVVDTLGIKGAIKSVISEWEELKSFTVDFSFNFEDTDLPDVVTHSAYRIVQEALTNIVKHSQATAVTIAINAISCNQEDCLQLIIKDNGKGLDYKSIKSGHGLSSMKERSVSLGGHFEITSDLNQGTSIEVILPLNFSIP